The following DNA comes from Streptomyces sp. Ag109_O5-10.
GGCGGGCAGAGGCGCTGTTCGGACCGTAGATTGAGGAGGAAGCCGTTGAGGCGGGAAGGAGCGTCAGCGGTGGCATCGCGGGTTGATCACACGGCGCTGTTCGCCGCGACACCGAGCCCGTATCTGGTGCTCGGTCCCGACCTGGTCATCGTCGATGTGAACCGGGCCTATCTGGCGGCCACCGGACGCACCCGGGAGGACCTGCTCGGGCGGCACATCTTCAGCGCGTTCCCGGACAACCCGGCCGACCCGGACGCCGACGGGGTCCGCAATCTCGGCGCATCCCTGCGCCGGGTCCTCGCCACCGGCCGGCCCGACACGATGGCGCTGCAGAAGTACGACATCCCCGTCGTCAGCCGTCCCGGGGTCTTCGAGGAACGCTGGTGGTCCCCGGTGAACACCCCCGTGCTCGGCCCGGAAGGGGAGGTGGCGTACATCATCCACCGGGTGGAGGACGTCACCGCGTTCGTCACGGAATACCGGGCCACCCACCCCGACTGCGTCCTGGAGGGGCAACGGCTGAAGGAGACGCAGGCTCTGGAGGCGGAACTGTACGCCAGGGCGCGGGAGTTGCAGCGGCTGAACGAGGAACTTCGGCAGGCCCACACCCGCGAACGCGAGGTCGCCGTCATCCTCCAGGAAGCCATGCTGCACGTCCCCGACCTGGCCCACCACCGCGACATCGCGGTGCGCTACCTTCCCGCCACCGGCTCCCTCAACGTCTGCGGCGACTGGTACGACGTCGTCGACATCCCGCCGGACCGGCTCGCCGTCGCGGTGGGCGACGTCATCGGGCACGGCCTGGAGGCGGCTGCCGTCATGGGCATGCTGCGCAGCGCCCTGTCCGCCGCCATCCGGGCCCTGGAGCGCCCCGCCCAGGCCCTGGAGGTGCTCGGCCTGTACGCCAGGTCCGTGGAGGGGGCGCTGGGCACCACCGCCGTCAAGGCTGTCGTGGACGCGGCCAGCCGCCTGATCACCTACAGCAGCGCGGGCCATCCGCCGCCGATGCTCATCCACCCCGACGGCAGCTGCGATCTGCTGGACCAGGCCACCGACCCGCCGCTCGGCGCCCGCCCCCAGCACGTGCCCCGCCCGCAGGCGAGCCTGCCGTACCGGCCGGGCGACACCCTCGTCCTGTACACCGACGGCCTCATCGAGCGGCGGAACCAGGACATCGACGTCGGTCTCGGGCAACTGGCCGACGTCCTGGGCGAGTTCGCCGATCTGGGCACCGAACAGCTCGCCGACACCGTACTGGCCCGCCTGGGCGTCGCCAGTGGCGGCCGGGACGACATCGCGCTCGTCGTCGTACGGCTCTGAGCCGGGGCGGCCCGGCGGGGGAGCGGTGCCCGCTAACGGCCGGCGCGTACCCCGTCCAGGGCGATGCCGAGGACGCGGTCGCGCTGGACGTCGTCGTCGAAGGCCGTCGCCGTGATGCCGGAGACCATGCGGAGCAGGTCGCCGATCTCCATGTCGGTCCGGGCCACACCCGCCTTCTGGGCCCGTTCGAGGAGCGGGCCGCCGGCCGCGTACATCGAGTCGCGGCAGGCCTGGAAGATCTCCGACTCGTCGTTCAGGGCCTCGCGCACCGCCCGCTTGGTGACCATGTAGCCGGTGAAGCGCTCCAGCCAGGCCGTCAGGGCCTCCCACGGCTCCAGGTCGGCCAGCTCCACGGCGGCCCGGCACAGCGCGTTGACCTCGTCCGCGTAGACGCTCTCGAAGAGGTCGCGACGGGTGGGGAAGTTCCGGTACAGGGTGCCGATCCCGACCCCCGCGCGGCGGGCGACGTCCTCCAGGGAGACATCGGCGCCCCGCTCCGCGAACGCCTGGCGGGCTGCCGTGACCAGTGCGTCGTAGTTGCGGGCCGCGTCCTTACGGTGCGGTCTGCGGGACGCGACGATCTCGCTTACGGGGAACGGGCTGTCCGTCACTGCTGCCTCCCGCGCGACAGGGGTAAACCGGAGGGTTTCCTCGACTTCGGTTGAAGCGGAGGGTTGCCTCCAGTAGAGTGGAGGGGTACCTCCACTTTAGCAGTGCGGAGCGGTACCGCCATGGCCGGACGCGGCCCGGTGTTCCCTTCCCGCACGCTCACGGAAGTCCCGCTCGCAGTTCCCTTCTCTTTCCTCGTCATTCCCTCCGTTCCGATGTCGGAGAGGCTCTTCATGCCCCGGAAGTCCACCCGCCTCACCTTCGCGGTCCTCGCGACCGGTGCCGGCGTGTTCTCCATGCTCCAGTCGCTGGTCGCCCCGGCCCTGCCGACCGTCCAGCACGCCCTGCACACCTCCCAGTCCACCGCGACCTGGGTGATGACGGCCTATCTGCTGTCCGCCTCGGTCTTCACCCCGATACTCGGCCGGGTCGGCGACCTGATCGGCAAGAAGCGCACCCTGGTCGCCGTCCTGCTGGCCGTCCTGGCCGGCTGTCTGGTCGCCGCCCTCGCGCCGAACATCGGCGTCCTGATCATCGCCCGGGTCGTCCAGGGCGTCGGCGGTGCCCTGTTCCCGCTCTCCTTCGGCATCATCCGCGACGAGTTCACCCCGGCCGAGGTCAGCGGCAGCATCAGCAACCTGTCCGCGGTGATCGCGGCCGGTGGCGGCGTCGGCATCGTGGCCGCCGGACCGATCGTCTCGGCGCTCGACTACCGCTGGCTGTTCTGGATCCCGGTCGGCGTGGTCGCGGCCACCGTCCTGATCGCCGCCCGCTACGTTCCCGAGTCGCCCAAGCGGGCCGAGGGCAGCGTCAGCTGGCTCGGCGCCGGGCTGCTCTCCGCCTGGCTGGTGGCACTGCTGCTGCCGCTGAGCCAGGCCGGGCAGTGGGGCTGGGGCTCGGCCAAGGTCCTCGGCCTCTTCGGTACGGCCGTCGTCCTGTGCGCCGTCTGGCTGCTCACCGAGTCCCGCTCCGCCAACCCGCTCATCGACCTGCGCGTGATGCGGCTGCCCGCCGTCTGGACCACCAATACGGCCGCCCTCCTCTTCGGTGCCGGCATGTACGCGATCTGGTCCTTCCTGCCCGGCTTCGTCCAGACCCCCGCCTCGGCCGGCTACGGCTTCGGCGCCACCGTCACCGAGTCCGGCCTGCTCATGCTGCCGATGCTCATCGCCATGTTCCTCTCGGGTGTCCTCGGCGGCCGCCTCGAACACCGTGTCGGCGCCAAGGCGCAGCTCACCGCGGGGGCCGCGCTCGGGGCCCTGGCCTGCGCCTTCCTCGCCCTCTGGCACGACAAGGAGTGGCAGATCGGCGTCGTCGCGGGACTGTTCGGCCTCGGCATCGGGCTGGCCTTCGCCTCGATGGCCAACCTCATCGTCGGCAGCGTGCCGCCCGAGCAGACCGGTGCCGCGACCGGCATGAACGCCAACATCCGCACCATCGGCGGCTCCGTCGGCGCCGCGCTCACCAGCGTCCTGGTCACCGGGCGGCTCCAGCCCTCCGGGCTGCCGTACGCCTCCGGCTACACCCACGCCTGGACCCTGCTCGCCCTGTTCTGCCTGACCGCGGCCGGGGCCGCCCTCCTCGTCCCGGTCCGCCGCGCGAGCCGCGTCACCGGTCCGGTGGTGGAGCAGCCGGCGGCAGCACCCGTACGCGTACGGTAATGTTGACCTGCGTGATCACGCGGCAGCGGCCGCGTGACTCCGCAGCGGGACGTGGCGCAGCTTGGTAGCGCACTTGACTGGGGGTCAAGGGGTCGCAGGTTCAAATCCTGTCGTCCCGACTGGAGACAGTCGCAGGTCAGGGCCGGTTTCGGAGGTATCCGAAACCGGCCCTTGATCATTCTTGGGGACCAGTGGGGGACCGGCGCCCTTGACCGGGGTCGGCGGGTCACGACGATCGGGCCCGGCGGTGAGCGTGGTGCGCGCAGCACGCCGAGGTGTACGGGAGCGCCGCCCCGGCGGCCGTGATCTTGTGTACGCCGGGGTGCAGGTATCGCTGAGTGGTGGTCAGGGAGCCGTGGCCGGCGTCGCGCAGGACGGCGGTGGAGACACGTCCGCCGCGCGGGCCGGTGAACAGGCGGGCATCGGGATCAAGGCCGGCGGGCAGGACGCGCCGGGCGACGAGGGGGCGGATCTCCTCGACGACGGGAACCTTGCGGGCGTGCCCTTGGTGCCCTTGTCGGTCAGCCCGCGCAGGGTTCGCTGTGGTCTCCTTCCCGCGATGCGGTTCGGCGTTGGCCATGGTTGCCATTGGTTCATCGGGCAAGTGCGGCTATTTCCGGGGGAGTACGGAACACCAGACGGATCCGCGGAAGAGTCCGGAGACGGACGGCACAGTTCGCGGTGTCGCCTGCCGCACTCTTCTGAACTGCGCCGATCGGCTGAACCGGTGTCCGTGATCCGTCCGCCGCGCCGTCGTGGACCTGGGCCGCATCACCCTGTCGCGCCGATAATCGGGCGAATCAGCCCGAGAACGGCCACCGGCGGCCGGCACGGCGACGGTGGCCGTCGACGCCGCGGACGGGGAGGCTGCGGGTTGCCGACTGTCTGGCCAGAGGTATGGAGCCGCAGGCCAAGGAGACGAATCCGTGAAGAAATGGACGCATTTCTCTGTGACCGCCGAGACCAGGCGTCTGTGGAGGGTCACGTTCGACAGCCCGCCGATCAACCTGGTGTCCCCGGAGATGCTCGTCGAGCTTCCGAGACTGGTCGATCAGATGGAGGCTGCTTCGGAACTGAGGGTGGCCGTGTTCGAGTCGGCGAACTGCGACTACTTCCTGAACCACTACGACACCTCCAGGGTGGCTGAGACTCCCAAGGAACTGGGAGCCGGCGGCCACCCGCTCCTGATTGACGCCAGCACCCGCCTGTCACGTCTGCCGGTCGTCTCGGTCGCCAAGGTCAGGGGCCGCGTCCGGGGGTCGGCAGTGAGCTGATCCTGGCGATGGACATGCGCTTCGCCAGTGAGCGGGCGCTGTTCTGCCAGCCCGAGACCGCCAACGGCAACCTGCCTGGCGGCGGTGGCCTTGAACATCTGCCCCGGCTGCTCGGCCGTGCCCGGGCACTGGAGGTGGCCCTGTCCAGTGACGACTACTCG
Coding sequences within:
- a CDS encoding PP2C family protein-serine/threonine phosphatase, whose product is MASRVDHTALFAATPSPYLVLGPDLVIVDVNRAYLAATGRTREDLLGRHIFSAFPDNPADPDADGVRNLGASLRRVLATGRPDTMALQKYDIPVVSRPGVFEERWWSPVNTPVLGPEGEVAYIIHRVEDVTAFVTEYRATHPDCVLEGQRLKETQALEAELYARARELQRLNEELRQAHTREREVAVILQEAMLHVPDLAHHRDIAVRYLPATGSLNVCGDWYDVVDIPPDRLAVAVGDVIGHGLEAAAVMGMLRSALSAAIRALERPAQALEVLGLYARSVEGALGTTAVKAVVDAASRLITYSSAGHPPPMLIHPDGSCDLLDQATDPPLGARPQHVPRPQASLPYRPGDTLVLYTDGLIERRNQDIDVGLGQLADVLGEFADLGTEQLADTVLARLGVASGGRDDIALVVVRL
- a CDS encoding TetR/AcrR family transcriptional regulator, which encodes MTDSPFPVSEIVASRRPHRKDAARNYDALVTAARQAFAERGADVSLEDVARRAGVGIGTLYRNFPTRRDLFESVYADEVNALCRAAVELADLEPWEALTAWLERFTGYMVTKRAVREALNDESEIFQACRDSMYAAGGPLLERAQKAGVARTDMEIGDLLRMVSGITATAFDDDVQRDRVLGIALDGVRAGR
- a CDS encoding MFS transporter — its product is MPRKSTRLTFAVLATGAGVFSMLQSLVAPALPTVQHALHTSQSTATWVMTAYLLSASVFTPILGRVGDLIGKKRTLVAVLLAVLAGCLVAALAPNIGVLIIARVVQGVGGALFPLSFGIIRDEFTPAEVSGSISNLSAVIAAGGGVGIVAAGPIVSALDYRWLFWIPVGVVAATVLIAARYVPESPKRAEGSVSWLGAGLLSAWLVALLLPLSQAGQWGWGSAKVLGLFGTAVVLCAVWLLTESRSANPLIDLRVMRLPAVWTTNTAALLFGAGMYAIWSFLPGFVQTPASAGYGFGATVTESGLLMLPMLIAMFLSGVLGGRLEHRVGAKAQLTAGAALGALACAFLALWHDKEWQIGVVAGLFGLGIGLAFASMANLIVGSVPPEQTGAATGMNANIRTIGGSVGAALTSVLVTGRLQPSGLPYASGYTHAWTLLALFCLTAAGAALLVPVRRASRVTGPVVEQPAAAPVRVR